A section of the Pithys albifrons albifrons isolate INPA30051 chromosome 30, PitAlb_v1, whole genome shotgun sequence genome encodes:
- the LOC139683896 gene encoding protein S100-A9-like gives MKTDLELALECTVNVFHQYAMRYPMDDYLSRAEFSKLLKDTAEPFLRNTTPPKTTTDDYIKQLFQKADGNHDGRLKFTEFLTTLSQVAIDAHNRSHAGPGGDHGHGHDHGHHHGHDHGHDHGHRPRN, from the exons ATGAAAACCGACCTGGAGCTCGCCCTGGAGTGCACTGTCAACGTCTTCCACCAGTATGCCATGAGGTACCCCATGGATGACtacctgagcagggctgagttCTCCAAGCTGCTGAAGGACACGGCCGAGCCCTTCCTCCGCAACACCACACCG cccaaGACAACCACCGACGACTACATCAAGCAGCTCTTCCAGAAAGCTGATGGAAACCACGACGGGCGTCTCAAGTTCACCGAGTTCCTCACCACGCTCAGCCAGGTGGCCATTGATGCCCACAACAGGTCCCATGCAGGCCCTGGTGGGGACCATGGCCATGGGCATGACCATGGACACCATCATGGGCATGACCATGGCCACGACCACGGGCATCGCCCCCGAAACTGA
- the LOC139683932 gene encoding protein S100-A4-like, whose product MARLGLLFRPFPSCPGPSELSLPGAHMASPLEQSLAVMVSTFHKYSGNEGDKYKLSKAELKELLLKELPSFSKQTSEASLQQLMSNLDCNSDSQVDFQEYVTFLACMAMMCNDFFQDLPDKMPRRK is encoded by the exons ATGGCCCGACTCGGGCTCCTCTTTCGCCCCTTCCCGTCCTGTCCTGGTCCCTCCGAGCTCTCG CTGCCCGGTGCCCACATGGCATCCCCCCTGGAACAGTCGCTGGCCGTGATGGTCTCCACCTTCCACAAATACTCCGGGAACGAGGGGGACAAGTACAAGCTCAGCAAGGCCGAGCTCAAGGAGCTTCTCCTGAAGGAGCTGCCCAGCTTCAGT AAACAAACCAGCGAGGCCAGTTTGCAGCAGCTCATGAGCAACTTGGACTGTAACAGCGACAGCCAGGTGGACTTCCAGGAGTACGTGACCTTCCTGGCCTGCATGGCCATGATGTGCAACGACTTCTTCCAGGACCTCCCGGACAAGATGCCCCGCAGGAAatga
- the LOC139683933 gene encoding protein S100-A2-like produces the protein MACPLEQALAVMVTTFHKYSGKEGDKFKLSKAELKELLNKELPVFGSKQMDEAEFKRLVNDLDHNKDSEVDFKEYVCFLACITMAFNDFFKDDPSRQHRRK, from the exons ATGGCGTGCCCACTGGAGCAGGCACTGGCTGTGATGGTCACCACCTTCCACAAGTACTCGGGGAAGGAGGGGGACAAGTTCAAGCTCAGCAAGGCCGAGCTTAAGGAGCTGCTGAACAAGGAGCTGCCCGTCTTTGGGAGT AAACAAATGGACGAGGCGGAATTCAAGCGGTTGGTGAACGACCTGGACCACAACAAGGACAGCGAGGTGGACTTCAAGGAGTACGTGTGTTTCCTGGCCTGCATCACCATGGCCTTCAACGACTTCTTCAAGGACGACCCCAGCCGGCAGCACCGCAGGAAGTGA